The Fervidobacterium pennivorans DNA segment TGATAACAATATTTTCGTCGAATATATCAACAAACGGCAAGTTATGCCTTTGACCTATGAGATAGTCGTTTGGATCGTGCGCTGGTGTTACCTTCAGTGCACCAGTCCCAAACGATGGGTCAACGTAATTATCGGCTATGATTGGTAACTCTCTTCCAACTAACGGCAATATCGCAGTCTTTCCTACGTAATTTTTGTATCTCTCATCTGACGGATGAACTGCAACAGCGGTATCACCAAGCATAGTTTCAGGTCTTGTGGTAGCTATCACCAAATAATCCTCTTCGCCTTTGATTGGATATTTGATATAGTAAAGAGCTCCCTCTTCCTCGTGATATTCCACTTCCTCATCTGAAAGCACTGTTCCACATCTGTGACACCAATTAACTATGTACTTACCTTTATAGATTAAACCCTTCTTATATAACTCTACAAAAACCTTTCTGACTGCCTTGGACAAACCTTCATCTAGCGTGAAACGTTCACGAGTCCAGTCAACGGACGCACCAATTGACATTATTTGCTTTTTTATCTCTTCTCTGTATTTATTTGCCCAATCCCATACAATCCTTAAGAACTCTTCTCGAGTAAAGTCTCTCCTACTTTTGCCCTGAGTAGCAATGTATTTCTCAACAGCTGTTTGCGTTGCAATACCTGCGTGGTCTTCACCAGGAAGCCATAGTACGTCGAAACCTTGCATGCGCTTGTAACGACTTAAAATATCTTGAATAGTGATATTAAGGGCATGTCCCATGTGAATTCTGCCCGTGATATTTGGCGGTGGAATAACAATTGAGTACTTTGGACCACTCCCCTTTGGCGTAAAATAACCTTTTTCAAGCCACTTTTTGTACCACTTCATCTCAATATTTGTTGGGTCATATCGCGTTCCTATCTCCATCCTTGACACCTCCGGTAGCACTTATTTCTATGTCACAATCTATCTGTATTCTCTCTGAACCGTAGGTTAACAGAAGGTAGTGCAAAGAATCCTTTATTCTATTAGAAATCTTCATGACCTCATTTTCTCCTACCCCGTGGAGAACTATACAAAAATCGTTCCCTTCAAGTTTGCAAACAAAATCCTTGGGTATCCTCACACTGTGTTTTATAACAGAAGAAACTCTAGAGAGCACAAAATTTCTTAAATCTTCGGTGCTAGCTTGAAATTTCAGTGTGATGTGCAAAACATAAAATTTTTCATTGCTTTGCCTAAGTTCTTCAAATACGTTTTTTACGAACTCCTGATTTGGAAGTCTCGTAATTGGATCAACCCATTCGCCTGTTAATAACTTGTGAATACCCTTCATCCGAATACCTCCCACTTTCCTGTTTAAATTATTTTACCACATTTGTCATATTGTGAGAATATGGCATGTGTGATAGAATAAGTAACGAAATTTAAATTGTTCGCATGACAAACTTTTAAATGACTAAAAGTGATAAACAAGAACCTAGAAAGGAGTGTAAAAATTTTATGGGGTTTAATTTAATGTCGCTACTTTCAATATTTTCACACTTCTTTTTAGACTTTTACGTTTCTTTCTTCAATCCCTTGGGACCGTTCATTATTCAGAAATTTCCAATAGAAATTCGCATACTCACCTCTTTTTTGGCATTATCATCAGCGATAGCTAGCCTTTTGCAGATATTCTTTGGATTCTTTTTTGACAGAGTCAAATACACCAAGAGTTTGCTCTTTACAATGTATGTTTTGGAAGCGATAGGTGTATCACTGATAGGTATTTCCACAAACTTTTGGATGTTCATATCCGCGGTTTTTGTTGTTAGAATTGCAAACTCTGCCTTTCATCCTTTAGGTGCTTCTATGGCTGGCGAGGTTGGTGGTCGGAGTGTTGCATTCTTCTCTATTGCAGGAACAATTGGTGCTGCACTCGGACCTGTTTTTATATCCATTTATGTATCACATTTTCCGATAGAATCACTTTGGGTTGTATCACTACCGGCATTTATTTTAGCTAGTTTCTTACTCAGACTTAATATTCCAAACAGGACTGTGCACAACTCAAAATTCGACTTAAGAGAGGTTGCAAAACTATTGCCCATACTATTAGTTGTCACGGTTCGAAGTTTTCTCATGTCTGTTGTCCACGCTTATACACCTATATACGTCACAAAAATACGCTCTTATTCGATTTCTCTCTCAGGTTTGTTAATAACAAGTGGAATGATTGCAGGCGTCTTTGCAAACTACCTCGGAGTTATTTTAATGGAGAAAATAGGTGCGAAGAAACAAGATTTAGCAGCATTTATAGGTATGGGGTTAGCGATATGCTGGTTAATATCCAGTAAAAGTGTTTTACCAATTTTCATTTCCTTTGTCCTTTTTGACTTTTTTGGATTTTTGCTCATGTCAGCAAATGTTGTTCAAGCACAGAAAATATTACCGAATAGGAAAGCCTTAGCATCATCTGTTGCTATGGGGTTTGCATGGTCATTGGGGGATTTCATAGCAACTGGTTATAATTCTGTATTCGGCAACGATGTGGTTTTATCATTAGGGCTTGCTATACCCGTAGCTTTTGTAGCGTCGATATATTTCGGGATCGTCCAAAAATTTGATACAAAATAATCTGTGTGTTAAAATTGGGTAAGAATGACTTAGACACGATAAAGCAGGAGGAAGATGGTTATGACTGATAAAGACTTTTACAAAAAAAGTGAAAAAGTTGAGCAACTTTACACAGTTTACATAGAAAGGTACGCTTACGGAGGGTACGGTATTGGAAAACTGCCCGGTGGTAAATTGGTTTTTGTTGAGGGGACATATCCGGGTGATTTGGCTGAAATAGAAGTCGTGCAAGAAAAATCTGATGTGGCTTTTGGAAGGTTGAAAACTTTACTTGAAAAGTCAGAGTTTCGAAGAACACCTAGGTGTAAATATTACGGTATTTGTGGCGGATGTCAGATGATGGACGTCAAGTACGAAAAGCAACTTGAATTAAAGACCCTGGTTGTAAAGGAACAGTTGAAACGGATAGGAAAGATTGATGTCGATGTAAATCCAACTATTCCAAGTGATTTAGAATTCGGATACAGGAATAAAATGGAATTTGCGTTTTTTTACAGCAATACTGAAGGAGTTATACTGGGATTGAAAATGAGAAATAGCAACAAGGTAATAAATATAAAGGAATGTCCTATTTCGCCTTCTTCATTTAACAAGGTGCTCGAAGTCGCGCCTGAAATTGTTGAATTGAGCAAAGCTAAGATTTACAATCCGAGAACGGGTTCTGGTATGCTTAAGCATTTGGTTATGAGGTATTCCCATTCAAATAATCAAACTATGGCAATATTCGTAACAAAAACCGAAAGGTTTGATGAGGCAAAATTTATACGTGCTGAACTACTTAGAAGAGTTCCACAAGTAAACTCTATTATCCATGTTATGAACTCTTCCGACAGCGTAGTTTTAAGAGGACCGTATAAAACACTTTATGGTTCAGGCGTTTTGGAAGTGGAGATGGATTATGAAAAATTCCAAATTCCACCAACCGCTTTCTTCCAAAATAATTACCATATAGCAGCTAAGATGATAGAATACGTTACTAAGCAACTTGACCTAAAAGGAAACGAAAAGGTCTTAGATTTATACGCAGGCGTAGGAACGTTTACAATGAGGTTGGCGATGCTTTCGAAATATGTTGTCGCTGTTGAAAGTTCGCATATAGCGGTCAAAGCAGGGAGAGCAAACGCCAATATAAACAACTTGAGAAATGTAAAATATGAAGAAACAGATGTTGAGGAATTCATTCGTTCTTACGATGATAAAGCAAATGTAATCGTGCTCGACCCTCCAAGAGGAGGCGCAGGAAAGTCCGTATGTGAACATATAATAAGAGTTAAACCCGAGAAAATCGCATATATTTCTTGCGATCCATCAACACTTGCAAGGGACTTGGCCGTTTTGAAAGAACACTACAACATACTAGCCGTTCAACCATTTGACATGTTTCCTCAAACGTATCATGTTGAGACGGTGGTATTGATGTCAAGGGTATAAAAATAAGGTGTATTTAAAACATTGATAAATCAAGGGTTTCCAAGTGTAGTTAGTTTTTCTAGATTATTTTCTAGAGCTGATAATGCTGGGAAACCCTTATTTTTAGTGGTTGAGGAAACATATCAAAGACTAAAATTGCCATAGGGTTGAGTTGACAGATTAGATGGATTGGTAGGGTTGTGGAGATAGGATAGATGTGATAAGATATTTTAAATAGCCTACATATCATAAATAATGTTTTGCTATATGTTGAATAGTCAGTGTGTACGTTTATAAAATTTTAAGGCTTTATTTTATATGAATTGGAAGTGGGGATCAGCATGTTTAAAAAAATAAATAATTTCTTGAATTGTTTAATTGGTTCATTTATCGGTGTGTTTATTGCTCATAGTATATATACATATTTTGATTTTAGAAATAATCCAGGTTTATATGAGATTCAATCGACACCTTGGCACATGAGTATTCAAGTATATGGGTGGGGTACTGCTGTAATAATATTTATTGCTATTATTCTTAAGTTATTAATAAAAAAGAAAATGAAAGAAATTAATAATACTTTTTATGTTGATTGTTTATAAAAAATATTAATTTGGAGGTAGAACATGTCTAAAAACCCAAAAGTTCATTTTATACCACCTAAACCTCCAAAACGAGAGAAAAGAGTAGGTATTTACTGCCGGGTCAGTAGTAATAGTTTTGAACAATTGAAAAGCCTTACTGCTCAAGTATCTGCCCTTACAAGGGTAACTGCGGCCACGCCTCAATGGTTACTTGTTGATGTTTATATGGATATTGCCTCTGGGAAAACCGGTTCTTCTCGCAAAGAGTTCTCTCGTATGCTTGAAGATTGCAACTCCCATAATCTAGATATAATACTCACTAAGAGTATTAGCCGATTTGGTAGAGATACAGTGGATACACTTGAAGCATTAAATCAACTAAAAACGTTAGGAGTTCGTGTAATATTTGAGCAAGAAGATCTAGATACTGCAAATACAGATAGTGACCTTATGATATCTATCATCGAAGCTATTGCACAGGCGGAAAATGAATCTAGAAGTGATAATATAAAATGGGGTATTAAACAAAGAGCGGCACAAGGCACTTCAAAGCTGTATAACCGTAAATGTTATGGCTATAAAAATGATGTTGATGGCAGTCTTATTATAGATGATGAAGAGGCTAAAAATGTACAGCTAATATTTGATTTTTACCTTCAAGGCAAAAGTATTATAGGAATAATTGAAGAGTTAGAAAAGCTTGGTATTAAATCCCCAACTGGAAAAGATAAGTGGAGTAAAAGGACAATTGATGTAATGTTAAGTAATGAAAAATATATAGGAATAGTTCGACTATTAAATTCAGGGAAGTACGAAGCTCATTATATTTCTGAAGATAATAATCCTTCTATTATAAGTGATGAACAGTTTAAGGCAGTACAGATTGAGAAGGCAAATAGAAGTAATGTTATAAAGGGTGAAGATGGCAACCAGAGAAAAAATAAAAAGTACAGTTCTAAGAGAAAATAGCAAATTTGGATTTATGGAGGTTATTTGGATTGAAAAAAATGAAAAATAATAATAAATCAAAAAGAATCATCATAATTACAATTCTAATCTTATTGGCTGTTTTTGGAGGTATAACCGTCTGGGGTAATCTTACAGTAGGCACCACTCGTTATAAGATAACTTTGGAGCGTTTGCCAGTTGCATTTGAAGGATATAAGATTGCACAGATTGCAGATTTGCATAATTCAGAATTTGGAGAGGATAATTCGAAAACAATTAAAATCTTGAAAGAGGAGAATCCTGATATCATTGTTATTACTGGTGATCTGGTAGATTCAAATCACATGGACATAGACATTGCAATAAAGTTTATTCAACAGGCGGTAAAAATTTCTCCGTGCTATTATGTGACAGGCAACCATGAGGCATGGATTGGAGATATCTACTATGAACTGGAAGAACAATTGCTCGACGCAGGTGTCACTGTATTACGTGATGAGGTGATTACAATATCGAATGATAAAGACAGCATTCAACTGATTGGTTTGGACGATCCTGATTTTTCAGATCAGGCTCCTTACCTTCAAGAGAGCATGCTAGAGGCTAAACTTTACAATATGAATTTAAAAGATGGGTTCAAGATTTTATTGTCGCACAGACCAGAATTCTTTGGAGTATATGTAAAAAATGACATTGATTTAGTTCTCAGTGGTCATGCACATGGCGGGCAGTTCAGAATTCCTTTTATAGGGGGCGTTATTGCTCCAAATCAGGGGTTTTTCCCAAAATATGATGCAGGAGAATATCATGAAGCCAATACTACGATGATTGTCAGTCGTGGTATTGGAAACAGCATAATTCCTGTAAGAATTAATAACAGGCCAGAAGTGGTTATTGTCCAATTATATTCTCAATGATAAAACCTAGCTTACAGGGTCTTTTGAAGCATAAAAACAAAATAGCCTACTTTCTTAAAGGTAAGCATAGATGACATAGAAAAGAAAAACGACGAGTAAACATTGATAAATAAAGATATCTTACGATTTATTGACTTATTCCATAAATAGCCTAAGTATTTCACGTTGAGACGGTGGTCTTGATGTCGCGGGTAGATAAGTAAGAGTGTAGAAAAGCCTTGAAATAAGGGCTTTCCGGGGTTAGAGCGCAATAATCCGATGAGTAAAAATCATGAAAATATCGGCTCAAGGGAACAAGTCCAAAGGCATGATTTCGAACGTGACAGAGCGATTTAGATAACATACGTTTGCGTGTGGTCGATTTAGATAACGTGGGCTTGAAGTGGTCGATTTAGATGCCATTTTTCAAGTTTCCAAATTAGATATCTTGGGAGCAAGGAGTTGTGTAAATGGGGAGAAACTATAATGTTATTGAAATTATAAAAGTATATATTTTGGGGAGCATAGCCTATTTAATTGGCGGTATCACTTCTTTATCGTTTGAATGGATCAGAGAAAATACATTTTTATATCCAAGAGTACCGTTAATTGCTGCAGGTTTGGGTGGCTTATTAGTAGGAATTTTGCTTAATGGATGTAGAAAACAAGACTTGCTCAGATTCTTGATCATATCAATTACTTCATATTTGGCAGTAATTCTTATCAATTTTATGTTGTTGACGAGCACATTTGGGCAAGAGTTTTCATTAGCCCAAATCGTATTTCGAATTATGCTACCTGTTATTGTTTACAGTGTAGTCTTTGGAATTCAATTGCACGGATGGCAATCGATACCCCACTTTTTGATTTCGAGCTTTTTTTCAACGTTGCCAATTTTAATACTCGTTTTTGTTTTCTACTTAAATAAAAATACACCATTAGGCTTTGAAAGCCTTTGGATGTACATCTCTTTAGGTGCCTCTGTTGCTGTATCTATAAAGTCCTACAATATAGCAGATGTCAAGGACTAATAAAAGTTTCGGATTTATTCCCAGGATGTAAACATGAGACCTATCGATATC contains these protein-coding regions:
- a CDS encoding metallophosphoesterase, with translation MKNNNKSKRIIIITILILLAVFGGITVWGNLTVGTTRYKITLERLPVAFEGYKIAQIADLHNSEFGEDNSKTIKILKEENPDIIVITGDLVDSNHMDIDIAIKFIQQAVKISPCYYVTGNHEAWIGDIYYELEEQLLDAGVTVLRDEVITISNDKDSIQLIGLDDPDFSDQAPYLQESMLEAKLYNMNLKDGFKILLSHRPEFFGVYVKNDIDLVLSGHAHGGQFRIPFIGGVIAPNQGFFPKYDAGEYHEANTTMIVSRGIGNSIIPVRINNRPEVVIVQLYSQ
- a CDS encoding recombinase family protein; its protein translation is MSKNPKVHFIPPKPPKREKRVGIYCRVSSNSFEQLKSLTAQVSALTRVTAATPQWLLVDVYMDIASGKTGSSRKEFSRMLEDCNSHNLDIILTKSISRFGRDTVDTLEALNQLKTLGVRVIFEQEDLDTANTDSDLMISIIEAIAQAENESRSDNIKWGIKQRAAQGTSKLYNRKCYGYKNDVDGSLIIDDEEAKNVQLIFDFYLQGKSIIGIIEELEKLGIKSPTGKDKWSKRTIDVMLSNEKYIGIVRLLNSGKYEAHYISEDNNPSIISDEQFKAVQIEKANRSNVIKGEDGNQRKNKKYSSKRK
- the rlmD gene encoding 23S rRNA (uracil(1939)-C(5))-methyltransferase RlmD; this encodes MTDKDFYKKSEKVEQLYTVYIERYAYGGYGIGKLPGGKLVFVEGTYPGDLAEIEVVQEKSDVAFGRLKTLLEKSEFRRTPRCKYYGICGGCQMMDVKYEKQLELKTLVVKEQLKRIGKIDVDVNPTIPSDLEFGYRNKMEFAFFYSNTEGVILGLKMRNSNKVINIKECPISPSSFNKVLEVAPEIVELSKAKIYNPRTGSGMLKHLVMRYSHSNNQTMAIFVTKTERFDEAKFIRAELLRRVPQVNSIIHVMNSSDSVVLRGPYKTLYGSGVLEVEMDYEKFQIPPTAFFQNNYHIAAKMIEYVTKQLDLKGNEKVLDLYAGVGTFTMRLAMLSKYVVAVESSHIAVKAGRANANINNLRNVKYEETDVEEFIRSYDDKANVIVLDPPRGGAGKSVCEHIIRVKPEKIAYISCDPSTLARDLAVLKEHYNILAVQPFDMFPQTYHVETVVLMSRV
- a CDS encoding diguanylate cyclase domain-containing protein, yielding MKGIHKLLTGEWVDPITRLPNQEFVKNVFEELRQSNEKFYVLHITLKFQASTEDLRNFVLSRVSSVIKHSVRIPKDFVCKLEGNDFCIVLHGVGENEVMKISNRIKDSLHYLLLTYGSERIQIDCDIEISATGGVKDGDRNAI
- a CDS encoding MFS transporter, coding for MSLLSIFSHFFLDFYVSFFNPLGPFIIQKFPIEIRILTSFLALSSAIASLLQIFFGFFFDRVKYTKSLLFTMYVLEAIGVSLIGISTNFWMFISAVFVVRIANSAFHPLGASMAGEVGGRSVAFFSIAGTIGAALGPVFISIYVSHFPIESLWVVSLPAFILASFLLRLNIPNRTVHNSKFDLREVAKLLPILLVVTVRSFLMSVVHAYTPIYVTKIRSYSISLSGLLITSGMIAGVFANYLGVILMEKIGAKKQDLAAFIGMGLAICWLISSKSVLPIFISFVLFDFFGFLLMSANVVQAQKILPNRKALASSVAMGFAWSLGDFIATGYNSVFGNDVVLSLGLAIPVAFVASIYFGIVQKFDTK